TactcaaaataataatgaaaatgattttttactcATTATTTAAGGcttccatatatttttataaattgttatcacGAGATCTTttgtaatatcatatttattgttaaattaactCATTCACGAATATACTGTCaacgagaataaaaaagaaagaaaagaaaattaatttcataatactcTAAATTTATTACTCAGTATTCTATCGCAGCTCAATAATTCTTcgtcattgaaaaaaaaactcgtattatttttacacaattaaaatataaaagatagataaatctaatattaaaaagaaataccgAGTgtcttggaaaaaaaaatatatatatatatatatatttaacaaataataataaataaattcgaattatcaaaaataaacgtgatacaattaaaaaaggataaaaagaatgaatcgCATCAAAATGAAGGGCAgacaatgttttattttttggcCTTAATAACCAGAGACTCGAGTGGGACAGATACCGGTGGACAGCTGAGAAATTAACATTTCAGTAGAACACCAAAACCGAGGCCGGATCTTCGATACGGAAATCTACTCCTTGCTCCATCATCTTGTGGTCGTAATGGTAGTTGATGTCGTTCAAAATGGCGCGATTCCGGGCGTTAACGTTACGTGGTTTCACATGGATCGTACGAAAATCtatttcgttatttcattatcttaaagatggaaattttctaaactaaaattaattttttttttgttttttttttttctaagactaatgaattaaaaattggtaCTTCAATTGtccctaattttttaaataaagaaaaaagatttttaaagttGAAATTGATTGTATTGAATGGGAACAAGTATTTGGATTCTTACGAGTCTTGTTTTCAGCTTGAAGCTGGCAGATGTCCCGCAAAGTATCAAGACTTCTTATTATACCGTCATATTGTAATCTTGTTAGGTGTTTGCAACGTACCAGCATCGATACGAGCAAATCATCGAGCATCTCACGATTGTTTCTGAGTTGTAACATTACTTCCGCTGTAACGATACGATCAATATAATTAGTCTTATTAAAGCCAGATATTTAATCTACATGTAAAGTCTGAAAacatttgtgaaatattttttaatcgaaattcgatcgaatcaataatttaaacggagcttatttttaaaatgttaaattcgatatttccattataattattccttACGTGTAATTTTATCTGGAACTGTCGATCTATTTCAaatcgtttttaatattaataataatattaaagatgcacaaaatttttaatatcattgaaaagaagtaattttgaataaagatatattcaaGCGTTCTTTCAATAACATAGAATTACGCAATTTGGAAGAGACAATAGCCAAAGTACGAGAATTATTACGACAGATAACGCGTCAAGAAATAGAGCATTCGCGCAGAGAGGAAATGCACGGAATGTGTAGGATttggaagaatttattatacctAGCGTGTTGGTGTAATGGGTAATAAGTAATCCAACAGTGCTTCTGAAATTGCGAGATCTACTCTGATCCCACACATGACCGCTGAACATTTGAAACCTAGCCAATGGCACGCTGGGCAGTAGGAAGTAGCACATATCTTCGTAATGGGATATGTTAACTGAAAATCAAACTTAACAAGCTAAATGATGCATAGAATCACATATTTTCGAGACGCTGAGCGATTCCATTCATATGATTTGTGTGTGAATAGCTTCGAggcattaattatatatcaaggCTGACCTTGTAACTtcctttcgataaaatatctctTGGCTGTATACATTACTACTCATGCGTTTAATATACCCTACTTGTTATTAACgagagatatattaaaaaaaaaaaaaaaaaaactttgtcaagtaattttatataataacacgaGATAAAAACTGTGATAATTGGATACCGagcaatttcaatattctaataaattctagaaataaatatagatatttcaattcatCGTTCGCaacaaatagaaatgaaatgaattattgacACTCGCTATGTATGAATATTCAATACGTAAATTTTATGACGTGTATAAAGTagcattgaaaaaatgataatctgtgatttatttaaatttatattctagaaagaaaaaaaagacagcattttaaataatcacaagaaaattatttgctgtgtataaatatatttggataaattaattttaattattcaaattaaattttcaagaaatattattactatcgatattaatgaaattaaaaataaatttaaaaataattctctcaCAATCTCATCATCACAAAATCATCAGAATCGCTCGGTGCGACGTAAATCGacgtgtaatttaaaaaaaaaaaaaaaaataaagaaagaaaaggctTCGACAACAACAGTAATTCCAGCGCAAAAGTAATCATCCGTCTTTAAATCGGATTTCTCGAGTGTATAATTCGTTCTAAATTGCTCGATGCACAATGGAAATTTCCACGAATTACAAAACGTAATAACCATCAGCTCGATATTGCCCCGACGTGGGTGGAAGGAAATCAATGATTACTTTTACGTCACTCTGTATCATATTGTACCTATAGTGTAGGACACTGTGAGCTCCGGACAGACGAGTACCAAATTGTGCCAGGCGGTGTCGGTGATCGTGTGATGTCTGGAATCAGAATCTCTCACCGATATATGCAGCGTTTTCAACACTCTTGGCGCTGCATTCGTTAAGGCAATTAAAGTCTGGTCGGACAAGGCTGGATAATCGAGCCTGAGTATTGTCAACGCGCGAAATCGACCAAGCAGACGCAAGTATctggaaaaaatttgaaggatTTTATGATGAAAGTAATTCTCGTCGAAGGAACGAgaggtaattttttaaaataaattttttagataaaacttTGATctatgttcaaaaaaaaaaaatcatatcatgAAATTTACGCAAGACTTGTAATGagaacaattttaacaatcaAAATTGCGATTCCGGTAATTAGGAACGAGGCTCGCATGTTGAAAATAACACAATGAAATCTATGATCTGTGATTTCTATGAGGTAAACAACTAATACTGTAATGTGATGGTATAAAGTCTATGATTTACGATCTAAGAgctattatattgtaaaatgaaaatgtggGTTTTATAAAAGCGATCTTTGTCAAGGCCATCTCTCGCAAGAATAACCCTTGTCAAGTAATTAGGGCTACTTTTATGTTCCTGTTGGCaagattgttattttatcaGGGTATCGCAATCATTGCGTTCGTGGACGACGATATATCAAGGTGATTTTGATTGATTACAGCGCTGGAGaggaatattgatatttaactcttgcttcttttttttttccaatgaataatgtaattcaattttgaaatatttgtgaaacaagtgtctaaatatgatttaaaaatctaaatataaacgaggtaacataataaaaataaatagagataaaaatttaattacgattaaaaaaatataaataatcaaaattcgcattataatatatagtttgatTCTCTTCACGTCTATATTCGGCTATGAAGAAAAATctagaaaatctaaaaatgcatgaagaaaaaatattttttcttttgtatttaaacTACTAGAATATTGagcaaaatatctaaaaatatctaagATCGATATTTCGACAAGGGAACGaattatgaaagaattatattaaattattaaaagagtatataagtatataattatatactattatcattaattttaccattatcatgattattttaattttttcatacattcaataataattgcagtaaaattattgaattaatagagCTGCCTCACGCGCCTTGAATTACCATCAGGCCATTGATAAAGATATTGATAAAGATTGTTTTTGTCGTGAATCCTTCGACTCTATAATTGCAATGATTATTAGTTAATCGATAGAAATGTCTCACGTGCCTTGGATTGCTGTGAGGCGCCTGCCATTCTCGAAACGCACCCCGAAGATCTAGATATGCCAAATGCTCGGTGGAACTTTTCGAAGCACTGGCAAGAAGTCGCAACACGTCGCTCACTCCAAGAGTTGCATTCAGCAGGCTAAGCGTTTCCAAATTATGTTGACAACTATGCGaatgattatttgttttaaattactcGAGAATCGAATCCGAGAATGACAACgattcatgaatatttaaatataaattattaatttttttttagatttttatcaaatgtaattttagcgtaaaaattttaagaaacttgctaagtaatcaattaattacccTAAAAAGTTAGCAAGGGCATATAACAGTTTGCCCCTGTTCCCCCATTTACAAATGAATATCCAATCGGTGAGTATCAGCTTCCTTAACTGAACATTCTTGGCTCGTACGATCGTAAGGAAATCAGCGCCTGCCTCGGCTTGAATATTACGAGTTATGCGAGCTTCTCTTGGCAAGAGATACGGTCGTGACCAGGCGAGTTCCAGGCTTCGTATATGCTGTCCATATTTTGCCTAAATGAAACGAGTTTATCGAATTTCGATATACATATCGTTATATAAACGTCTGGttttattttctaagattaaaaaaaaaaaatgtaagatattcgatatttcattgataagaataaatcctttcgttgaaatatattcaagaaatttataagaattaaactCTGTCTATATTCATAACTCGttttaaatagaaagattGACGATTAGCCtccaataaatatcaatttaatttcaatacacCGTGACACGTTTCGTTAATGAATTAGCCGTGATTGTGTAAGGGAAGAGAATGAtcgaagttttatttttaataaatatatgcatacgGCTAATTCTCCCGCCAAAGGGAAGTCACCACGCAGATCACGATCGATGAAGACTGTGACGGAACGCCAAAGAATTGGCGACGAAAGTGCACGGTTCCATCGCTGACAGACTTGTGCAACATTGGCACGGTCTCCATGACCGAGGTGACTGAATATCTGCGTCAGTATCAGCTCCGGCAGCTGATCCCACATCTCCCAGTTTCAGCTTGGCCCGTCTTCATCTCTACGTAGCTGAGGCAGCTGTTGCAACCTCGTCAGGTTCTCTTGTCATGCTCCGCGATATCGACTCGATCGTCTTTGAAAATCGCACTGTCAATTGAGTGGAATTCAAGAGATATTAATAGACTTGAACTCTCGTTGAATCGAAGTCGATCGTCATTGAAAATTGTACGATCAATcgagtaaaatttttgatacgtATTAGAATTTGAATTGAAGGCAGTTGGGATTGTAAagatagaaaggaaaaaaaaaaatggaaaaaattgtgaaCAATTCATATAATAGCAATTTACTGAATTTTCTcgctatttataattttttgtttaaataaaagtgataATAGTTCATGtttagagaagaaaataagagtttatttaataattaaaattttattccaataaatataataataattttatacgattgtatttaagaaatcgtggatgtataataaaagatatgacCTATTCcaattgcattttatatgtTCTATagatgaaattgataaataaacgtaagcctcattataattattattactattctttgcttatttttaaacaactaTGAAATTAAACTACGGAAATTAAAACaaggataattaatttttcttttttaaaaatatcttatttttagaataaactagatttaaaaatctattattaatataaataattttccattttggtATTGATCTTTTAAGTATTACTTGAATTCTATCCAtctaatagtaatagtaaataaaaaaattataactttatataatatgcttGAAAATTGTCTAAATTGttattgcattaatattttatctctttgcATAATAAGTTTTCCCGCTTATTGGTTCAATGTTGCGGCAAATTTAATAACAGATAACACAACGAGATGGCGTTCTGGAAGGCTAGATATTGCATATAAAAGATTTACTATCAGTGTGTACTGAGAGTGCATTCGGTGCACATGTACTTGGGATTATATGAGTTTGATTgtacgatataatttatcaattacgcAGTGTCAAAGTCTAAACTGATCACGGATCACAATTACTGAATCGTCACTGaaaaacgatattatatattccttAGGAATAAATAAGTTTGATAGATAATTACATAACCGTTTGTTCTTGGTCTTTGACCCGCATTCTAACCTGTCACGTGCTATCGTTACATATAAAAAGTGAACGATATTTAGTATAACATTGATATAACTGTTATCAAATtgtctaaaatattatatgcgtcgataaatatattacatgtgGCATAACATTGTCGAAGCTTGAGAATGAAGGAAGAGGTGATTAATCAAGAATTGGATAAGGACCAATGGAAATTAGAAGCTCAAGCTATTATAAATGACGTGAAACAACATGTAATGGACATAAAAGTatcagaaaaattacaaaatagtaatcagttcttttatttaaatttaatcacatTAGAAAACTTGAAGTTTTGTATAGAACTATCAAATGCTGGTTTTACCATCGTTGGTAATGAGCacgataatatatcaaatagagGAGACGACCAATTCGAAACACTATATAGCTTGTTGAATTTTGTTAGTCCACAATATAGATATTCTTTTGGAAATTCACTTATTGATAAACTCAAACAATTAAATGACTTTTAATGaacaaattcgattaaaagttTTGGTACTTTCAttccttatttttacattattatcacgaaaaaattattacaacgttaaatatatatatatattaacaaatgttagatttaattatttgaatatatttttcaacaataatcattttaaatttaaaataaattatgattatcgtCAAATGTATTTTCTCTTTGCGCAGTATTTAATCCGAATCTAGCCGAAGATATCCGAGTAACAGTAATTTGCAAGGACAGTATCGTATTTGGTATACGGtaacaagttttaaatttttctgttttttaatatgtattattgtagtatataaaaattcataaagcatataatttcatgataatattaataatattagtattttcaaacaaattagtaataatagacaaaaattatttttattttgaattggtacataaattcgttttaatatttcaaaaatttattcgattaatataaaacatatgtttcgaataaaacattaaaaaattaataaaagaaataattgaaattaaaaaaattttggattcCTGATGaacaaatgtattatattttttttaaatgattttgagactgataaaatttgtttaatcgtattatattatatttaaaaataacatttcagATTTGTATAAATGTTGTGATGGACTGCAATAGATACGATACTGTGATATTGACGAATCGCGCGTTCCTAGGAAATATCCCTAGGAATCTAAAGATCAGTCAGTGCAAGTGGTAATATCGGCTGTGTTTACCCCCTCCTTTACGTTCGTTGCTCTGTGTTCCGTTTGGCGTATTCCACTGTCGAGTTGTGAAGTAACGAAGCGGTTTCGCCGAATGTGGCGTATCGTGTGTGCATTTTATGATGTTTCTGAATGAGTTTACCGTTGATTAAGTGCCTAAGATCGACATAGTGCAttctatttgttaatattacagTAAATAGTGTGACGATGTTAAATGGTGAGCGATGACACGCCCGTGAAAAACGATAACAACAGCTATCCTTTGATTAACCAGAAACGATAAAGAAAACGCAATACGCGAAGGATCCTctttgtgtattttttttgtgacatttattggaaaaaacaTGCTTCAGCCAAGAGCTACATACATCAAACGATAGAAAAGGTAAGTGACAAATATTTCGGTTAATCGAATGTCAAAAAACCGCGAAATCTTGACAGGTCGtttgtttttattcgataGTCATAcccatttttcaatattaacgtGAAAGGGGTGGGACAATTGCTTCCTATATCTCTTTTGAACCTATATAACTGCAGACAATATCGTATGTGTGGAAATGAGTCGCGATAGTAACGTAATATCATAGGTTGCTAAATATTGTCAATCTTTGTTTGCGCATACATgcgtatttcaaattttctttcaatttcacagattttttataaatatacttagtTTTTCAATGAATCCAAACcacattaaatgaataattttaccaAATCTCtgcgttttatatatttgacaaGTATACAAAGTGAcattattagaaattcttaatttatataaaaatcgcggtatatttgtttcattcattttttattttcaaagctTTTAGTcgacattttctaatttatatcgtataaaattttctgatttCTTATGATTTCCCTGAATATAAAAGTTCACATTTGGTATGTTTAAACTGATAATGTTTTTACTGATAATATttcctataataaaaaatacattatgaagtaaaagaagtaaaatatttttcaatataatatttaatttatttaatatttgtaatatttaatttatttgtaatgttaattaaattcgatatttaatattaaattataaatgtttttatatatcatattttatattttaaatattaatatacattataataaatttttttaataataaaataaaaatttatattaatattagtaattgaaAGATGAATAAAGGATcgcattttatattgttttctatTATACATGTTATTTCACGTAATATGTTCGTCATACTTCGAAAGTAATGTCGATGTTCTAATTATGATAATCAAAATGATTCATCAGTTAAAAGATTGGGTTAAAGGtaataaaatgtgaaaaaagtaACTATTTAACTAAATAACTAAAGTAACTAAGTAATTCTTTTCAGATAttctgttaataatttaatgaataatgaaatttaattcatcatagatgatttgtcattttattcaacgtgaaattaataatattattttaaagcttTAACATTAGATATTCTATTTAGTATAAGTCATGAAAGTAGGacagtaaatttattatttaagtgtTTATTAGTCTATGACCATTATAATGACCAAACTaactgaataaattataacaaatatattctaacAAATTCGAATTGTACCAATTTTACCAAtcaattttaagagaaaattataaaataaatataaaagtcaaataaattttttattttaattttgtaatatattctttcatttacttacattatttatatttatattttacaatttacaatttacgtttacactttcctttttttttattaatttttaataaaaatttaattaagtttcagtatataaatttaaaaaataccataaatttttatattttatttatctattaatttgtttgattacattttcttcatgtatatttcatttaatttaatcataaaaagaaatcttatgattaattttgataacatttgataaaaacgaaattgataagaattatatactgcacttatatgaataataataatctcaaaataaataatgcaatataaaaaaatgatatatatttttttaaaaaaattatatgtattaattaatttttttatatattacatttttaataaatattaaatattttattaaattgaatagcTATATAATAgctaataataagtataataagtaatcatttattaatgaaaaaaaatatatttatactttttggTAAATCACATGtacaataaatcattttaaattcatatatttattttttatatcttttattacaattacattAAAGCAGttagatgataattttttcaggAAAAAGGAATGGATAATTTGATGATAACTACATCAAGTAAGAATAGTTCACGCAGTACATCACCtaagagaagaaatatattgatttcatCTCAACAATTATCAGCTACTTTGGAACATATTCCAAAAATACGTAATGTTTCACTGTAAGATCTAATTTTTTGTAGATATTAATACATGTGCTTgcatagattaaaattaaaaattcttgtttttttgtaGTATTTTACATGAAACAGAATCATTAAGCTTATGCttcaatatgatataattaatgatacaaTATTTTGTACTTACAAATAAGAATACTAAGttcctaaaaaaataaatgaaaagtaaatagAAGGAGCACAGTACAAAACTAAATTTGACTTCGCAGTTCCCAAACAGGGGAGGATAGTACAGGCAGTGGAAGTAGTGGTGGTGAAGGCAGTCTCAGCATGAAAGGTAGTAGGCAAAAATCACCAGGAACTGTGATTCGAGTAGATGCTATGGATGAATCAAATACCAATTTAATCACTGCCGAACAAGATGAGTTTGTGCCAAATATTCATCTACCAACTGATGATGATGgagtatgtattttaattttaaaatctttaaaatcttttaatttttatatttatgttttattgatatttttatttttagataaatatttttactgattatatataatttcatttttcaataataagaatgtattcataatatttaaaattattgttaaaatattaaaattaatgaaattaatattattgttaattatttattacaatagcATGATTGTATATGCTTATATAAAGTTacttatataatgatattattatgtacaatGACAATTACATTGTATTATACAAGTATATTGTAATACAAGGTCATTAATCAGTATATAATTAgagttatgaattaaaattatgtagttgcataatattataagttgctttgaaattaaatctattgatatttataaatctggaATATGATACAAGTTATTGAACAATATGTTCAAGGAAATGTTTTGTTAGTTGTAATTTGAGTTCTaagagttaaaattattatgaattaattgtatattttgcatatattgtatattttaatataatgataaatttatttacaggaACAATATCATGCAACACAATCGTTCCTATCAAATGGCTCTTCTGAGTTAATAACTGATGATGTTGACTCTAATTCTGCTCGTGTTTGTCAAGCAATTGAgaacattcaaaataaaattgctaaaACACGAGAACTTATAAGAATAGAACAAACCACACGTGAtggtaattttcaattattaataattaatataatactaatatacaTTACATACTAGAGTGTTACAAGTtgtctatttatttaatataatgtaataaataataatgtaacttattataataatttataatgaatgccatatgtaataataatttattttaaaatatgttataaatgtaaagtttaatgtttttttagaaaatgtcaatgaatatttaaaattagctgCAAATGCAGATAAACAGCAGCTTACCCGAATCAAAGCagtatttgagaaaaaaaatcaaaaatcagcGCACAGTATTTCTcaacttcaaaaaaaattagatagttacacaaaaaaattaaaaaattttgagttGAATGGTGCACCTACAAGTCATAGACAACCTCGAGAAGTACTTCGTGATATGGGACAAGGActcaagtaaatatattttattccttattaacattatttatatattatattttttttaataataaaaacaaaaaatattaaataatataatataatataatattaaattattaatatatatacatatatagacttctttttatttttatttcaaaatatttattaggatatataaaaatatgatttaaatattcttaatttaaattcatatgttttatacaaaaaataagtttaaacataagaaactattttttagcgcattttttgtgttatttcttattttttaatttatcttttattattccaaatataaacTATGAGACAATATGAGACTTTCATCTAATTTAAGATTCACTTCCAGAAACGTGGGTGGCAATATTAGAGTTGGAATCAGTGGTTTTTCAGGGTGAGTGTTAATGTGAAAATAGATTTCAGTATCTTCCTATCACATtatcatattgttataaattgaattttaaaaactattattttatgaaaaaaaatgaaaaagcaaaagaaacatatttgtattcataaaaataaaattatatatttataaatatataaaatatgaaaaatataaaaattataatcctaatatatttatatatatattagaattatataaatttagtaattttgcatataaaaacttttcataatttttatttattaaattataattctgcaataattatttatatgtaatttttttatgcatttcaGAAGTGTAATGTCCAAACCAAGAGAATTtgcacatttaataaaaaataagtttggTAGTGCTGATAACATAAATACTTTATCTCGTGAGTaatgtgtattattttttaaattaattaacataacttactcagattatatatattctttaatttttaaataatatttattattaaaaattttttgtgtttAAAGAGCACAATTACTAAGCACATATTGGCTTATGCTAATAAATTGTGATACTACAAGCGATAGAATgcacgttttttttatttataatatgtatacatatataatatatgtaaatacacatatatactaaaattcttataattttattttggttaataatatttttattatattaagaagtTTTTGTTTGGAATAAGATGGAAATGTAttgatataatgattattcatattgtaataatcatacgatatttttccatttatttaaatattggagaataaataatatttaatattttgcgcTGTCGTGGCAGTTGAAAGTAGTAAGTAACATTTGggctaaatttttctattatatatttttttttatatattttataaacatactATTATTTagtatcttaataatttttttaattatgatttctattctattctattctatattttataataataaaaattataaattttatgtattttatttatagacaattttcaaatgaaaatattgtttacatttacattataaattttatatttttattattgttttgtgTTACTTAATGATTTTGCCTTATCTTTAATggcttttataaattttgatatttgctTCCTTATATATTAGTTATCCAATACatctacaaaatataattaaacatgtaaataaatttaaaaaaaaattataaaaaaaacaatttttatattaattttacagaatattttctgatgtatattattgatgtaattatgtataaaaatatttttattatcactaattttattttaaaaaaatatatgttacaatatgaaaaactacataaattcattaattgttAACAAAGGCAAAATAATTTGGTATTGGATAACATTCTAACTTGCGACGTCTGTGTCCCTGCAGATGGCTCGACTTTTTATGTAAACGATACACCGCGTGCAGGTAATGGAGATAACGCTAGTGTTGAAGATGAAAAAGCTCATCATGGTTCAGCGACACTTCCTGGTGGATGTAGTTTGGGATCAACTCATAGTGCTGCAGCAATGAAATTTCCATCCGAAGAAGGATCCGAATGTTCTAGTGTTACAAGCGAAAGCGGACCTGGCAGTAGGGGGCAAGCACATACATGTCACAATAGTAATAATGCTGCACTTAGTCTCAAATCTATTTTCTCAGAGCTACAAGAACATAGAGAAAATCTGGAGagaatgaaagataaattagaAGGTTTAAAGGTTTGTTtaatgatat
The DNA window shown above is from Apis cerana isolate GH-2021 linkage group LG4, AcerK_1.0, whole genome shotgun sequence and carries:
- the LOC107995655 gene encoding F-box only protein 39-like, whose protein sequence is MWDQLPELILTQIFSHLGHGDRANVAQVCQRWNRALSSPILWRSVTVFIDRDLRGDFPLAGELAAKYGQHIRSLELAWSRPYLLPREARITRNIQAEAGADFLTIVRAKNVQLRKLILTDWIFICKWGNRGKLLYALANFLGCQHNLETLSLLNATLGVSDVLRLLASASKSSTEHLAYLDLRGAFREWQAPHSNPRYLRLLGRFRALTILRLDYPALSDQTLIALTNAAPRVLKTLHISVRDSDSRHHTITDTAWHNLVLVCPELTVSYTIVNISHYEDMCYFLLPSVPLARFQMFSGHVWDQSRSRNFRSTVGLLITHYTNTLAEVMLQLRNNREMLDDLLVSMLVRCKHLTRLQYDGIIRSLDTLRDICQLQAENKTHFRTIHVKPRNVNARNRAILNDINYHYDHKMMEQGVDFRIEDPASVLVFY
- the LOC107995652 gene encoding transmembrane and coiled-coil domains protein 2 → MKGSRQKSPGTVIRVDAMDESNTNLITAEQDEFVPNIHLPTDDDGEQYHATQSFLSNGSSELITDDVDSNSARVCQAIENIQNKIAKTRELIRIEQTTRDENVNEYLKLAANADKQQLTRIKAVFEKKNQKSAHSISQLQKKLDSYTKKLKNFELNGAPTSHRQPREVLRDMGQGLKNVGGNIRVGISGFSGSVMSKPREFAHLIKNKFGSADNINTLSHGSTFYVNDTPRAGNGDNASVEDEKAHHGSATLPGGCSLGSTHSAAAMKFPSEEGSECSSVTSESGPGSRGQAHTCHNSNNAALSLKSIFSELQEHRENLERMKDKLEGLKSLQQEVTYLSHALQEERFRCERLEEQINDLTELHQNEVENLKQTITDMEEKVQYQSEDRLRDIHEMLESCQTKICKMEHQQQQHQQYVTLEGLDNSNARALVVKLINVVLTVLQVILLLVATGAGIMMPFLRTSCTKPHCFMCRVRILTTTLVVLGIVFVLKQWPEVHDVGSHLMRHLKQTLAVK
- the LOC107995654 gene encoding GSK3-beta interaction protein codes for the protein MKEEVINQELDKDQWKLEAQAIINDVKQHVMDIKVSEKLQNSNQFFYLNLITLENLKFCIELSNAGFTIVGNEHDNISNRGDDQFETLYSLLNFVSPQYRYSFGNSLIDKLKQLNDF